AAACCCTTTATTGTATAAAGAACCAAAGGAAGATGACCACAGCAGGATTTGTTGACTAAAATAGTAttaacagtatagatgcactttgTACTTTTATATACTTGACATTCAAGAGACTTTAGAGACTTCAGATAATTGACCTGTTAGTACTCTTTAACTAGAACAGAAATGCTTGCAAGCTTTGTTATTTAGATATTTCAAAAttacatatgtttgtgtgtgtgtgtgtgtgtgtatgcacacacacacacaaatacatacagtTTGTGTAGTGTTTAAAAAAGAAGTAAATATTACAATGTAACTTTGTAAATTATCACCTACACAATATTAATTTACCAACAAATGGAATTTAATGTTTAGATTTATATGGCAATGGTGAAAATTAGATAAATGACACGTAAATAACTAGAAGATGGGAGGAACATTGGGTGGTATGGGAAGACATGACTACCAGTTCTGACATCAGGTGACAAGACGATGTTCTTTACTGTTATACAGGATGTATGGAATTATCAAAATTGTAGACACTGTGTATAATAGTACTTGAGACAAAGATATAGATGTAATCACTATAACAAATATTAGGCCTCTCTTCCCCTGCTAACCCCTTCCTATTCCTCGGTGGCATAGAAAAACATTTATATAGTCCTAATTCCACTGCCCCCAACCTATTTTTGTCTTCTCTCTTCGTGTGAatttatgttttaaatgcttaataaacagtttcagaaaaacaaaaacagaaaaaaccAAAAGACTTTCCCAACCCTGTCGTCTATACAAATATGGAGATGTCAAGAATGAGGAGAGCCGTGCAGTAGGGTTCCTTTCATACACATGATACCTCCCTACACATTTTAGCTTTTTAGCTAATTTTCCTTACATAGTCATTGAAAATGAGATAGTTGTCAGAAAtactaaaaattaactaggtatttttggttacaaaaatgtgagtcaagcactgaaagagttaaatggatgcagtgactCAGATAAGTTGCTATTCAAGTGTGCCTGTACTTAGtaaggcctcagtttgagagagTTCTCAGTGTtagagagaatgcctcagtgggagaaaagtcctAAGTGGTAGTAGGCCTCACTGTAGAAGTATAGGCCTTAGTGTTTTTAAGCCTCAGTGTGATGTAGGCCTCGTTATGAGAAAACCTCATGTGTGAAActccagtgtgaatgttgaactttgtgttatggaaaccttgttcttgtaaatagtgtaactctattattttgctataaagaaaaaccTCATATAGAAgctataacattggtctgtgtgtttttgttctttttaccactttgggctactggtgctgggtcacagtgctgctgctaagttactctcctgtacatttatggggagggtctttttgTAAATAAGCCCACTCCCCCAACAATAACCCCCCATACACTGCCAGGAAGTTCTTTATGCTAAGGATGGAGTGTAAAAAGTAAGAAATTCAGCAGAATGTATTGGTAACATGTCAGTGTGACAACTGTGTAGCAATTACCACTGTGTCTTTTCTCTCCATGGCATTTAATTCCAGGGAACTGAGGGTCTGAATGGAAAGATCCAGGATGTTTTCAAGATGCCACCTCTAACTGCCTGCCAGGCAAATGCCATCGGCGAGCCGGTGAACCTACGTATCCAATCCAAACTGGAGCCTGAAGAGGAGACAAAACCAGTTATTGACATGGTCAGAGCGcctggaggagggagaaaagcaaaatgggCAGTCTCCTGTGTCAAATGGAAGGCATCTTAAAGGCTTTGTCAAGGCCATAGATTTCCCACTGTTTACATTCTCCCCATCCATGGCCCTTGTCATTGGGCAATAGAAGGCAGTAGCTTTAGATTATGAAGCTTTAGATTTAGATTATGAAGTGTATACGgatttgtaggtaataacctgcaccttgaattgagcccagaaaaTTGTCAGAAAAATGTCTTAGAAAACTGGTTACATATGGGGAATTGTCCATGCATAGTGTGCTGCCTTTTCtgtttcccattagtttttagTGGCTTATTTATCAAACtggttgtgattttttgataATTTGATTACAGCTTTTAACTTCTGTATTTTACCATGTTTGTTTTGGCTCTGGCATGTTGCCTTGAGTCCTGACATGGGAAAAGGGCAAGACATAAACAAATATATTCATGCTAATAGCTGGAAATCTGCACCCCGTGCCTTGAGGGAGCCCCTGCCACTTTGGAGAGCAGTTGCAGAGTTGACTTTCCCCCCAAATGCCTGTCTCTGGCATCTTCAGAGCCAGGAAATGTCCTGTGCCACAACTCAGGTGGATTTCTATACCCCACTACACCACAGAATGCAAAATGCTTAGATTTGAGAATCCCTCAGAAGCAGTCTCTTGTGAAGAAGCTAGCTTAAAGTCATTCAGGCtgcttttaataaataataataataataataataataataataataattaaactgtagcccctggtgacgcagtgggttaaagtactgctgagcttgttgactgaaagatcgcaggttcgaatccgggaagcagtgtgagcttctgctattagccccagctcctgtcaacctagcagtacaaaaacatgcaaatgtgagtagatcaataggtaccgctatggcgggaaggtaacggggctccatgcagtcatgccagccacatgaccttagaggtgtctatggacaaagccagctcttcagcttagaaatgtgatgttcaaggagctccactggctgccgtttatcttccgagcccaatttaaggtgcaggtgcttacctacaaagccctgaacggtttgggaccagcctacctgagtgaccgcatcgctgtctacgaacccacatgctcactctggtcatctggagaggccctgctcgtgatcctgcctgcatcgcaagtgcatttagtggggacacgagacagggccttttccgtggtggccccccgactctggaacaccctccccaaagatctttgacaggcccctacactggcagtcttcagaaagaacttgaagacctggctgttccgatgtgccttcccagaataggaaatctccaataccaagtcccagaagcacttcattagaattaagattgccgcacactgcacactgcacttgccctataatccttacatatcacctgtcacatcagcacttttaatcctgtaccctttactctggcccggcccagttttattatgttttgtcaTCCAAAACAGCCCTACATGTGCTCCCCATCTTCTGGCAAAGAGAGGATCACTATGCCCCACAAtgtagcccccagtggtgcagtgggttaaaccactgagctgctgaacttgcgtaCTGAAGggttgcagattcaaatccagggaatgggatgagctcccgctgttaggcccagcttctgccaacctaggagttcaaaaacatgcaaatgtaaatagatcaataggtagtgctccatgcagtcatgccggccatgtgaccttggacgtgaaccaccaacctttctgtcagcaaattctgcagttcagcggtttaacctgctgcaccacagcGGCCCCAGCTATGAGTTACATAATCAAAATAGATTAGGAAACCAAATTAAACTGCAACCccaaatgtgttttcttttttggggggcggggggctggGGAGATAATAAGGAAGGGTTTGCTGAATATTCAGGGGAAAGTTCCAAGATTAGGGCACAGTAAGGGGTAAAAAAAGATCCAAGCTGATGAAGAAAAGCTCGGCTTGACAAGAaacatacaattattaaaatggaGACGCTGAGCAGAATAGTAAAGAGAGGTGAGAACTGAAAAAAAGTGAGAAGCCAAGTGATTGTATGAAGTGTGgaggtatttgtttgttttttaaataagagGGTCACCTCAGTTTGGATGTAAAATGCTGCTATGCTGGATTAAGTTGGACTGGGATTTGCAGCCATCAGTTGAGCTCTTGAGTTGGCCTTTCCTTAGTAAACCACCATGTACTATGGATATTCCAGGGTTTTGTTTCTGACTGTGTACTTTGGAGAGTAACAGAGGTGATTTGCTGATTCTTCTTGTCAAGTATTCCTTTATTTAAAACCCTGATCAGCTTTAGTATGAGCAAAATGCTTATGCCTTGTCTTTCCCCCGCATGGACTTCCCCTAGACTTCTGACACAGTGCTGTCAATGTCCAGCCTCATCTACAAGAACATGGACCGGTGGAAGAAGATCTGACAGAGGTAGGAGGCCTGTCAAAGTCAGGTGGAGAAGTTGACAAAAGGCACGACAGAAGTAGTTGAAAAGGGTGGGGAATCttaggccctccagatgttttgcactgTATTACTTGCATTAGGTTACCATCTTGGCTCTTGATAAGGTATCTGTCAGACACTAGTTCAAAACGTGACCAATATAGAACAGCGTgagacacttttttttttgttggtcgtgtcaggagcgacttgagaaactgcaagttgcttctggtgtgagagaattggccgtttgcaagaatgttgcccaggggacgcccagatgttttcatgtttttattatccttgtggaagtcttctctcatgtccctgcatgaggaactggagctgatagagggagctcatccacactgttCTGTCGCCAATGGATCTGAAATGAAGCGCCTTTAAGAAAGGATGTGTGGCTtaaatccagcgggaagccaggggccccgaaAAAGAAATGCCTACTCTCTCCCCTAATTATCTAAGCTAATTGGATAGCTAGCACAGCTGCACAGAGTTCCAACCTGGGAATGGTGGCGTTAGAGGGAGCAAACTTGGCCTTGGCCATGACAAAACCTAAAGTGCAAGAACTAGAGTCCTTTTGTCTGGCATAAGCCACAGCTGCAATAGCTTTCTCCGAGGTGTCGCAAAAGACATGGAGTTCGGTGTGCAAGTTCTGTGAAGGGCTCCTGGCCGTGAATTGGCATGGGATGCTCAGCTGGTGTAACTCTTGAGGCTGGGCGGCCCAAGTGGTCCAAGAGTTTTTAATGGACTGAGGAAGATCCTGATCCCAGTCCATTTTACTTTGAATGACTTCTCGAAAGAGGAGCTTAGCTGTTATCATGACAGGGGCGGCCATTCCCAATGGGTCAAAAACACCAATAACTGCCGATAACATCTGTCTTTTGGTGTTCACGCAAGTGAACTTTGCGGCCCTGACTGACAAAAGATCCAGACGGGTGTCCCAGAGCAGGCCTAAGCTGGATTGGGAACTCAcatcctggaacaattccaatATGTCAGATCCTCAGTCGGGAAGGCCCTTAAAATGTCGGTGCTGTTAGAGCTGATCTTGTGCAGCCTGACGTTGGCCCTTTTTAGCAGGGATTGGACATACTTTACTGTACTAACTGCAGACTGTATGATGGCAAACGACACAAGCAATTCAGCTACATAAAAATTCTGATTAATTACTTGGGCGACCCAAGGGTCAAAGAAATGTCCAAATCTTTCCGCAGTCTTCCACAGGCAATAGTTGGCCACCGCAGGAGATTGTGTGTTTCCAAACACATGGACCCGCATCTGGAAGACTTTCACATCCACTAGAGCCTGGGTATCTTCAAACCATAAAAACTTTAAATACTTTCTATGATCCGGTGTGACCAGGAACacataaaacattttgaagatgTCAGTGATGACAGCATACTTGGATTCCCTGAACCTAAATATGACTCCAATGAGGCTGTTTAGAAGATCTGGTCCTTTCAGGAGCACATCATTCAGCAAAATGTCCTTACATTTAGCACTGGCGTCGAACACAATGCGCACCTTTTCCGGTTTCTGCGGGTGTGTAACCTTATGGAAGTGAAGGAAACAAGACTCTTCCTTGTCTGAACCAAGACTGGATGGCTCAGCATACCTTGCTTTAACATGTCGTCCATAAACTGAACAATTCGTTGTTTGGTTTTGGGATCACTCTGCATCTTGCGTCTCAAAGACTGCAGTCTCTTTTCTGCTACTTGTCTGTTGGGAGGCAAAGCAGACGTGCTTGCCTGACTGTTCTTTGCACTTGAAGCCTTTGGGGAATGCTTGGGAGCTATGTCTGCTGCTATGCTTCCTGCTTGCGTGCTTGTTACAGGCAGACGCGCTTGCCTGACTGTTCTTTGCGCTTGAAGCCTTTGGGGACTGCTTGGGAGGCTCAGGGACCACACTACCAGCGGGCGAAGTTAGACCATCTTTGTCCCTTCTCCGGGAGGGACCAAAGTCGGCTGTATGAAACAAATGAGCATAGCTAACTTCTCTATGCCTAACACTGTTCAAAAACTGAATTGCCCTAGAATCTGAATCCTGGCTGTTTATTTTGCTAAGTACCTGGGCGACATCATCAATCAGACACCTCCATTTACTAATGAAAACCTTAAGAtttgctttgatgttctgggatTTCTCTAAATCCTCCAAATGCTGTAACTGGTTGTCAAGGTTGACAATGGAAAACCACATGCTTTCAACCTTGTCTTTAAGCTGAGATTCCTCCTGCTGGAGCACATCTAAAGCTTTGTGAGATGGGTGTCTAGAACCCTGGGATCTTAGGTCATAAAGTCTGCTCTCAGATTTTGGTGAGCTTGAGGTATGAGCCATGATAGCAAATTGCCCAAACAGTATAGCAATACAGGTAAAATAACAAGTGAAGCAATCAGTATATCAATAACCAACAGTCACCAGAACACacaaaatgaaaatgcaatatgTAGCAATTGACAGTAAATAGAGCAATGCAATATATCAATGCAGTTACAAAGCAGTCAGTATAATAATGCAGGTATAACAAGCAATATATCAATGCagttatatgcacacacaaatggcTTATCACTTTAAAGCGATGCAGTTATGACAGCTAGAGCAGGAAATTAAATCAATGCAATTGTAAGCACTCAAACCTAATACTTCAGGGCAGAGAATAAACACAACAGATGCAATAATTCAAATACACATTAAACTCTTGCCGAAGGGCTGTAGAAAGGCCAAAATGAATGCAAATGCTTCTTTCCAGAAATCGGAATGCCAAAGCAGAAACAAGGCTTATTTCAAAAGAGCGggaaagcttgtttctgctgtttgAACAGACTATAGTAATGGTGTGCAAGGCCCCAGAAAAGGGCAGGAAGAATCTTGCTTCTGGCTGGAGAGTTGCAAAGTGGCAAACTGCAGAACTTCCAAAAGGCGGGAAGAATTGTAGCAAACTTTGCAGAGCTGGCTGTGTAGATACTTCAAAAAGGGCGGCAAGAGAGCTGATGCAGACTTTCAGATTCCTCTTGCAAGAAAGGTGGAGCTTggagcaaagaaggaggctgccagcccctcccttctggtcACATGGGGGTGATTTCCAAGATGGCTGGAAATGGAGACACACGAGCAGATAGGCTCCCTTTCAAGATGGCTGAAACTCCTCAGACACACACAGATGGATGCTGATAATAGAAACTTGGAATGGCCTGTACAGGCTCCCTGTTCTATAGCCGTTAAAGTTCTTTTCCTTTTACTCCTGGGCTGCCAGAGCAACCGGGATCATCCCTTAATGTTCTGACACCACTGGATCTGAAATGAAGTGCCTGTAAGAGAGGATGTGCAGCTtaaatccagcgggaagccagggagcccaaaaaggagcctttaggaaaatttccctcattaaacagtctttagtagtcttgagcttaaatataacagtcttttattgatgaacaaacaggaattgtaaagtttgcttggtaaagaaaccagttctctcaaacttgtccacaaggaacaggcactatcttcaataactttgttcaaaggaaaattcccctttctaactcctcccaggctactgtgaacctaaacctgactgatttgaatccactaccggctgaactgcatctcacAACCGAGCAGATGTACAGGCAGGCcagtagtcacttagctggagatcttgatgattagagctgttattccctccagaattcctcagggctgtaaggctgtttccccggaacctttgggaatctttagaggcttaAGACTTTTCTCCCCCGGGAAATCTTAAGggatgaagcctttgtacaggaggatgTCTGtacacatcctctgcattgacttcctttgctgagactaactgaaaaatgtccctccaaaaaacccagagaggggcgggaccagggatcctaactataattgacaggtggtttaccctatgaatgcagccaaaggaagccacctatctgcaaagtccctgaaacttaggactatgaacaaacactctccccagattcgaacctgcgatctgtcagtcttcagtcctgtcagcacaaggatttaacccactatgccaccaggggctccacctgAGACACCTGAAAACATCACAACTTGTATTCCCTTCACAACCTCATGTTTGCACCAGGAGAGTCTTACAATTTACTAGGTTTTTCTACAGGAAATTCAAAGTGAATTCAAAGCtttaaaatatagttttaaagcagaggtgagAGCTTTGTACCTCTTTAGATACAAGGGTTATccaaaaagtaaggttacaagatcttttaaaaatacaaagaatgaatatattttaataaaacttacatggagtatagcataggtattacattatttttccacataatcgccactcagttcaatacattttgtcatctgtgggacaagttttgatgcctgtgtcatagaagtttccctccgcctttttcagcaAGTTCGCCTTTGGTTTTCACCTATTCGGCATTGAAAAAGTGTTTTCCATCAAGTTGTTCCTTCAATTTAATGAACAGATGATAGCCCCTGGGTGCGAGATCGGGACTGTGAAAGGGATGGCTTTAAAACATCCCAATCAAATGATCAACAACCCTTGTGTAGCATGAATAGTGTGCAgatgcacattgtcatgaaggagacagacccccgctgtcagcatcccacaacatttgttttggatgtgacccattttgtcacatgctgtcttgacattatgtcctctccataaactgaaacaatttcgcAATGAATCGCAGCGGCATTCATGcctttagcatttaggtagcatattacagcttCACACTTCACACTTGGTGGGAAACGGAATgaagatgctcatctctaacctttacTACAACGTCAGTTGATAAGCTACTGATG
The sequence above is a segment of the Anolis sagrei isolate rAnoSag1 chromosome Y, rAnoSag1.mat, whole genome shotgun sequence genome. Coding sequences within it:
- the LOC137095548 gene encoding protein lin-37 homolog isoform X2, giving the protein MLHTKVKTEKRGTLLLLPQERGPPHGFPTTVARRGRKQIRDSLKASSRNRGTEGLNGKIQDVFKMPPLTACQANAIGEPVNLRIQSKLEPEEETKPVIDMTSDTVLSMSSLIYKNMDRWKKI
- the LOC137095548 gene encoding protein lin-37 homolog isoform X1 yields the protein MLHTKVKTEKRGNRWKKILRRQHRLPSARTLLLLPQERGPPHGFPTTVARRGRKQIRDSLKASSRNRGTEGLNGKIQDVFKMPPLTACQANAIGEPVNLRIQSKLEPEEETKPVIDMTSDTVLSMSSLIYKNMDRWKKI